A single window of Patescibacteria group bacterium DNA harbors:
- the trpS gene encoding tryptophan--tRNA ligase, which produces MKRLITGFKPTGDIHLGNYLSVMKFLPDYETEYELFIFIPDFHALTTMKDKKELSCQTMKIAKALLSLGFDNKKTIIFKQSDVPEVCELTWIFNCILPMPVLERAHAFKDAKTKNQSINVGVFDYPVLMAADILMYNINVVPVGKDQKQHVEIARMIAQKFNHQYGKVFIEPKEIVRSEVETIIGIDGRKMSKSYNNVIGLFDDDETTTKKVMSIVTDSLRPEDKKNPENCNIFSLHKHFSKKDLENIAEKYRVGKISYKESKEILAKNINKELREIRARKKELDKNEKYVKEILNLGAEKAKKIAKQKMEEVRKKVGLVI; this is translated from the coding sequence AAAGATTAATTACTGGTTTTAAACCAACAGGCGATATTCATCTTGGCAATTATTTGTCAGTAATGAAATTTTTGCCTGATTATGAAACAGAATACGAACTTTTTATTTTTATTCCAGATTTTCACGCTTTAACAACAATGAAAGATAAAAAAGAATTATCTTGCCAAACAATGAAAATAGCGAAAGCTCTTTTGTCTTTAGGATTTGATAATAAAAAAACAATTATTTTTAAACAATCCGATGTTCCTGAAGTATGCGAACTAACTTGGATTTTTAATTGCATTTTGCCAATGCCTGTTTTAGAGCGAGCGCACGCTTTTAAAGATGCGAAAACAAAAAATCAAAGCATTAATGTCGGCGTTTTTGATTATCCTGTTTTAATGGCAGCTGATATTTTAATGTATAATATAAATGTTGTCCCAGTTGGAAAAGATCAAAAACAGCATGTTGAAATTGCAAGAATGATCGCGCAAAAATTTAATCATCAATATGGAAAAGTTTTTATTGAGCCGAAAGAGATTGTTCGTTCAGAAGTTGAAACAATAATAGGAATTGACGGTAGAAAAATGAGCAAAAGTTATAATAATGTTATTGGGCTGTTTGATGACGATGAAACAACAACAAAAAAAGTAATGTCAATTGTAACGGATTCTTTGCGTCCTGAAGACAAAAAAAATCCAGAAAATTGCAATATTTTTTCTTTGCATAAACATTTTTCAAAAAAAGATTTAGAAAATATTGCTGAAAAATACAGAGTAGGAAAAATTAGCTATAAAGAATCAAAAGAAATTTTAGCAAAAAATATTAACAAAGAATTGCGAGAAATCCGCGCGCGGAAAAAAGAATTAGACAAAAATGAAAAATATGTTAAAGAAATTTTAAATTTGGGTGCGGAAAAAGCTAAAAAAATAGCAAAACAAAAAATGGAAGAAGTAAGAAAAAAAGTAGGATTAGTTATTTAA